Proteins co-encoded in one Streptococcus parauberis NCFD 2020 genomic window:
- a CDS encoding phosphocarrier protein HPr, which yields MASKDFHIVAETGIHARPATLLVQTASKFASDITLDYKGKAVNLKSIMGVMSLGVGQGADVTISAEGADAEDAIAAIEETMTKEGLA from the coding sequence ATGGCTTCAAAAGATTTTCACATTGTTGCAGAAACAGGAATTCACGCACGTCCAGCTACTTTATTAGTACAAACTGCAAGCAAATTTGCTTCAGATATTACTTTAGACTACAAAGGTAAAGCAGTTAACCTTAAATCAATCATGGGCGTTATGAGCCTTGGTGTTGGTCAAGGTGCTGACGTTACAATTTCAGCTGAAGGTGCTGATGCTGAAGATGCAATCGCAGCAATCGAAGAAACAATGACAAAAGAAGGATTGGCATAA